In a genomic window of Candidatus Hydrogenedentota bacterium:
- a CDS encoding serine kinase → MNLKEMADALGLECLTPEVSLDKPLVVAGGYSSDLLSDVLAHAPRGGVLITIQVHMNVIAVAVHAELSAVIFPAGRRPGEDVRTMAVKEGIALFATPECAFDVAGRLYALGLRGTHEESCAGGR, encoded by the coding sequence ATGAACCTGAAAGAGATGGCGGACGCATTGGGACTGGAATGTCTGACGCCGGAGGTCTCGCTGGACAAGCCGTTGGTTGTGGCGGGGGGCTATTCATCGGATCTGCTCAGCGATGTGCTGGCGCATGCGCCGCGGGGCGGGGTGTTGATTACGATCCAAGTTCACATGAACGTCATCGCGGTGGCGGTTCATGCCGAATTGTCGGCGGTCATTTTTCCGGCGGGACGGCGTCCGGGCGAGGATGTCCGCACGATGGCGGTGAAGGAAGGGATTGCGTTGTTCGCGACGCCGGAGTGTGCGTTCGATGTGGCGGGACGTCTGTATGCGTTGGGCTTGCGCGGCACGCATGAGGAGTCGTGCGCCGGCGGACGGTAA
- a CDS encoding YfhO family protein gives MGEFAFEGNRYSLLRLFGVAVFFIVIAPVFWRQTQLHPDAIGAAYENADLYQSIYPSFHYGFSRIRAGQLPLWNAKELCGTPFLAQPSTALFQPINVVFLFLPTEQAMAVHAYLCLAMMGIGFVAFARALDLGYTAALIGGILYAFCGASAAAASRPAIAAALAWTPCLFWGMREAMRQTRFGCAVPAGLAGAALMLCGTPAVSLHMLLAALTYGLFLGFYAPDAAHGPDMRERFERLLIITVIAVAVSAVQWVPTLAWLLLLDRPWDALWAVELPAQAPMSFHELVAQAIVPQAGALPHLVYMGAAPLAAIPLAFIHHASRRDAFFFAPAAAALLALAVIGPERFPASFPHACAAFPASFLLAALAAIGFDRLLLTRRGTHALRLRHAAVILFVVTAVLFYVSPLETRGRLAVLLGIALPVVLFRWKWVSIAAGLALATAFLADLSTANKNLYAHPFSDAPACYQRHGRTLRLVEEQTLGARMLTAAPPVHFGLPLRLGMIRAGLYEAGGLAPLTRDQAIWWRRLGTGDAAKAEAVRPKAILAPEAELPGLLNAMAVRAIVVAPESPLADGRFTRGGLQLSSMHTDDGAILFRNNTAWPRALWVPTWRIAEGAAAAANLLGMADFDGLRECTIDRDSPGFDTLAAIVPGPRDPAGTPLPNLPEGLSCSVEDHGAEHVIVRTRSPQPGIVVLADTYDPGWKATMDGTPCPILRANGLFRGVAAPAGSHEIVFSYRPWPFFTGAALSLGALGLLALLGTVIYLRG, from the coding sequence ATGGGTGAGTTTGCCTTCGAGGGAAACCGGTATTCGCTGCTGCGCCTGTTCGGCGTGGCGGTGTTTTTCATTGTTATTGCGCCCGTTTTCTGGCGTCAAACCCAGCTCCATCCCGACGCGATTGGCGCCGCCTATGAAAACGCCGACTTGTACCAGTCCATTTATCCGTCGTTTCATTACGGATTCAGCCGCATTCGGGCCGGCCAGCTTCCGCTGTGGAACGCGAAAGAATTGTGCGGCACGCCGTTTCTGGCCCAGCCGTCCACCGCCCTTTTCCAGCCCATCAACGTCGTTTTTCTGTTTCTTCCCACCGAACAAGCCATGGCCGTTCACGCGTATTTGTGCCTTGCGATGATGGGCATCGGATTTGTCGCGTTCGCCCGCGCGCTCGATCTCGGTTATACGGCCGCCCTGATTGGGGGAATCCTCTATGCGTTTTGTGGCGCTTCGGCGGCTGCGGCGTCCCGGCCGGCAATCGCGGCGGCGCTGGCATGGACTCCGTGCCTGTTCTGGGGAATGCGCGAAGCCATGCGGCAAACACGTTTCGGTTGTGCGGTTCCGGCCGGACTGGCGGGCGCGGCGCTGATGTTGTGCGGTACGCCCGCCGTCTCCCTCCACATGTTGCTTGCCGCACTCACCTATGGCCTCTTCCTGGGTTTTTATGCACCAGATGCCGCGCATGGACCGGACATGCGCGAGCGTTTCGAGCGGTTGCTCATCATAACCGTGATCGCAGTGGCCGTTTCAGCTGTGCAGTGGGTCCCAACCCTTGCATGGTTACTTCTCTTGGATCGTCCATGGGATGCCCTTTGGGCGGTGGAATTGCCCGCCCAGGCGCCCATGTCGTTCCATGAACTCGTTGCGCAGGCAATCGTTCCGCAGGCAGGCGCTTTGCCGCATCTGGTCTATATGGGCGCGGCTCCGTTGGCGGCAATTCCGCTGGCGTTCATTCACCATGCGTCCCGGCGCGACGCCTTTTTCTTCGCGCCGGCTGCCGCCGCACTCCTGGCTCTTGCGGTTATCGGCCCCGAACGGTTTCCGGCATCCTTTCCCCATGCATGCGCCGCGTTTCCCGCGTCTTTTCTGCTGGCGGCGCTCGCGGCGATCGGATTTGACCGGCTACTGTTGACGCGCCGCGGGACCCATGCATTGCGCCTCCGCCATGCGGCTGTAATCCTCTTCGTGGTTACCGCCGTACTGTTTTATGTTTCACCATTGGAAACACGCGGCCGACTGGCTGTGTTGCTGGGCATTGCGCTACCCGTTGTGCTGTTTCGCTGGAAATGGGTTTCCATCGCAGCCGGCCTGGCGCTTGCCACGGCTTTTCTTGCGGATTTGTCCACCGCCAACAAGAATCTTTATGCCCACCCCTTCTCCGATGCGCCGGCTTGCTATCAGCGCCATGGCCGCACGCTTCGCCTCGTCGAGGAACAAACTTTGGGCGCCCGCATGCTGACCGCGGCGCCACCGGTTCATTTTGGACTGCCCTTGCGGCTTGGCATGATTCGCGCAGGTCTCTACGAAGCGGGCGGACTCGCTCCGCTCACGCGCGATCAGGCCATTTGGTGGAGGCGGCTGGGAACCGGCGATGCGGCCAAGGCGGAGGCCGTTCGCCCAAAAGCCATTTTGGCGCCCGAAGCGGAACTGCCGGGGCTGCTGAACGCCATGGCCGTGCGCGCCATTGTTGTCGCGCCGGAAAGTCCGCTTGCGGACGGTCGTTTCACGCGCGGCGGCCTGCAACTGTCATCCATGCACACCGACGATGGCGCCATCTTGTTCCGAAACAATACCGCATGGCCACGTGCCCTATGGGTTCCGACATGGCGGATTGCGGAGGGCGCCGCCGCCGCGGCCAACCTGCTGGGCATGGCGGATTTCGATGGTCTTCGCGAATGTACGATCGATCGGGACAGTCCGGGATTCGACACGCTCGCGGCAATCGTTCCCGGTCCGCGCGATCCGGCCGGCACACCCTTGCCGAATCTCCCGGAAGGTCTGTCGTGCTCAGTCGAAGACCACGGCGCCGAACACGTAATCGTGCGCACCCGTTCACCGCAGCCCGGCATTGTGGTGCTGGCGGACACTTATGATCCCGGATGGAAGGCCACGATGGACGGAACGCCGTGCCCGATTTTGCGAGCCAACGGACTTTTCCGCGGGGTTGCGGCGCCCGCCGGATCGCATGAAATCGTGTTCTCGTACCGGCCATGGCCGTTCTTTACGGGCGCGGCCCTTTCTCTTGGCGCTTTGGGACTATTGGCACTCCTTGGAACCGTTATCTACCTCCGCGGCTGA
- a CDS encoding NAD(P)H-dependent oxidoreductase subunit E, which translates to MTEQKGCCTCGEEASLDELLVRLDEVIAEYRDKPGALIPVLQIAQGIFGYLPEEALKKISLGLNKSYSEVAGVVGFYSFFSTVPRGKHMIRVCLGTACYVRGGKQVLDAIKHKLNIDVGGTTEDRTFSLDVARCFGACGLAPAIMIDEEVHQRVKPAKIQAILDQYREPAMAAAK; encoded by the coding sequence ATGACGGAACAGAAGGGATGTTGCACGTGCGGCGAAGAGGCGTCGTTGGATGAACTCCTCGTCCGGCTCGACGAAGTTATTGCCGAGTACCGCGACAAGCCCGGGGCGCTGATCCCGGTCTTGCAGATCGCGCAGGGCATCTTCGGCTATCTGCCGGAAGAGGCGCTGAAAAAAATCAGCTTGGGACTGAACAAGTCGTACAGCGAGGTGGCGGGCGTCGTCGGGTTTTATTCGTTCTTCTCGACGGTGCCGCGGGGCAAGCACATGATCCGCGTGTGCCTGGGAACGGCGTGCTATGTGCGCGGCGGCAAGCAGGTGCTCGACGCGATCAAGCACAAACTGAACATTGACGTCGGCGGGACGACCGAGGATCGGACGTTTTCGCTCGATGTGGCGCGGTGCTTCGGCGCATGCGGACTGGCCCCCGCGATCATGATAGACGAGGAAGTCCATCAACGGGTAAAACCGGCCAAGATTCAGGCTATCCTCGATCAATATAGGGAACCAGCCATGGCGGCGGCGAAGTAG
- a CDS encoding (2Fe-2S) ferredoxin domain-containing protein, translated as MSKKIASPADLKAIRDKAKAEVDLRSGPKEIQITVHMGTCGIAAGARDVMSCLMDELDTANADNVTLRQSGCAGLCDREPMFTLTDKFGQTFRYGKLDRNKVHRIVQEHILTGNPVVDYLISR; from the coding sequence ATGTCGAAGAAAATAGCGAGTCCCGCGGATCTCAAGGCCATTCGCGACAAGGCCAAGGCCGAGGTGGATCTGAGAAGCGGTCCGAAGGAAATTCAGATTACCGTGCACATGGGCACCTGCGGCATCGCGGCCGGCGCACGTGACGTCATGTCGTGCCTGATGGACGAATTGGACACAGCCAATGCCGACAACGTGACGCTGCGGCAATCGGGCTGCGCGGGTCTGTGCGACCGTGAACCCATGTTCACGCTGACCGACAAGTTCGGCCAGACGTTTCGCTACGGCAAACTGGATCGCAACAAGGTTCATCGAATCGTGCAGGAACACATCCTGACGGGCAATCCTGTCGTGGATTATCTGATTTCGAGGTAA
- a CDS encoding GH92 family glycosyl hydrolase encodes MLAALPVLVSLGFIGHYYSIVLRAPGNLKTGVAPGELGSMVNVFAATGGYPFLCAHDTPAATTPFGMVRLAPDTASTWFNWNGLNRSGYFYGDNKILGFSHTRLVGADAQEGGVFRILPAVESRAQRLHAKDRRYAKFSHREETGFPGYYAVRLPKDDVLVELTATPRVGVHRYTFRKPERPHLLIDITSGIGKQRCEDGVVLIKPSEQAIEGSVRIFGSFSGRYGGLDVYFAARFSEPFATYGTWKEGRPAPGADGAAGKDIGADLGFNAKTVEVRLALSHVSIENARQNLEAEVAGRTFDRIVDEAKDAWEKRLATIRVEGGSKKQQRIFYTNLYHAFLMPTTFSDVNGDYLGFDNAVHKAEGFTYYTDFSLWDTWRTVHPLYNLIARADARDMMISLVDMAKKGGALPRWPSGRGYTNCMLGTPADIAVTEAYLKGIRGFDVEAAYQSMRQVALTGPPEGSRFAGRHGLEWYLRLGYCPSDKTGDCVAATLEYAYEDYGISLLAEALGYKEDAELFNKRSRNYRNTWNPATLYFEGKDSGGAFPKERNHHILSYVDFKGRYTRAYCEGSGEQWRWFVPFDPEGLMALFPSRETFVQELETYFERSRAGIGELPSAYYWHGNEPYIHAPYLFNAAGRPDLTQKWVRWILDTKHSDDYIGLDGNDDGGTLSSWHTFSALGFYPRAGTTRYELGAPLFKKAEVRIDGKSLTIVADHYGPRNMYVKKVTLNDKPLDRLYFTHDEIAEGGTLRFEMSATP; translated from the coding sequence GTGTTGGCTGCGTTACCGGTGCTCGTGTCGCTTGGGTTTATCGGCCATTATTACAGCATCGTCCTGCGCGCACCGGGTAATTTGAAGACGGGTGTGGCGCCCGGGGAACTCGGTTCGATGGTCAACGTGTTCGCGGCGACGGGGGGATATCCGTTTCTGTGCGCGCATGACACGCCCGCGGCGACGACGCCTTTCGGTATGGTGCGCCTCGCGCCGGACACCGCTTCGACCTGGTTCAACTGGAACGGGTTGAACCGGTCGGGCTACTTCTACGGCGACAACAAGATCCTCGGATTCAGCCACACGCGGCTGGTCGGCGCGGACGCGCAGGAGGGGGGCGTATTCCGCATCTTGCCCGCCGTTGAATCGCGTGCGCAAAGGCTCCATGCGAAAGACAGGCGTTATGCCAAATTTTCGCACCGCGAGGAAACGGGCTTTCCAGGCTACTATGCCGTCCGGCTGCCCAAGGATGACGTTCTAGTCGAATTGACAGCAACGCCGCGCGTGGGCGTGCACCGCTACACGTTTCGGAAGCCGGAACGGCCGCATTTGCTCATTGACATCACAAGCGGCATCGGCAAACAACGCTGCGAGGACGGCGTGGTCCTGATCAAACCGTCCGAACAAGCCATCGAGGGTTCCGTGAGGATATTCGGCTCGTTTTCGGGCCGGTATGGCGGACTCGATGTGTACTTTGCCGCGCGTTTCAGCGAACCGTTCGCGACCTACGGCACATGGAAAGAGGGACGGCCGGCGCCAGGCGCGGATGGCGCGGCGGGGAAGGATATCGGCGCGGACTTGGGTTTCAATGCCAAGACCGTCGAAGTGCGGCTGGCGCTCTCCCATGTGAGCATCGAAAACGCGCGGCAGAATCTTGAAGCCGAAGTCGCCGGCAGGACCTTCGATCGAATTGTGGATGAGGCCAAGGACGCATGGGAAAAGCGGCTTGCCACCATCCGTGTCGAAGGCGGATCGAAGAAGCAACAGCGAATATTTTATACGAACCTGTATCACGCGTTTCTCATGCCGACCACCTTCAGCGATGTAAACGGCGACTACCTTGGTTTCGACAACGCGGTCCACAAGGCGGAAGGATTTACGTATTACACCGATTTCTCGCTGTGGGACACGTGGCGTACGGTTCATCCGCTCTACAACCTGATCGCGCGCGCCGACGCGCGCGACATGATGATCTCGCTCGTGGACATGGCGAAGAAAGGCGGCGCCCTGCCGCGATGGCCTTCGGGCCGCGGCTACACGAACTGCATGCTCGGCACGCCCGCCGACATCGCCGTCACGGAGGCCTACCTCAAGGGCATTCGCGGTTTCGACGTCGAAGCCGCCTACCAGAGCATGCGCCAGGTGGCATTGACGGGACCGCCGGAAGGATCCCGCTTTGCGGGACGCCACGGCCTGGAATGGTATCTGCGCCTGGGTTATTGCCCGTCGGACAAGACCGGCGACTGCGTGGCGGCCACGCTCGAATACGCCTATGAGGATTATGGCATCTCGCTCTTGGCCGAAGCGCTGGGATACAAGGAAGACGCGGAACTCTTCAATAAACGATCACGCAACTATCGCAATACATGGAACCCGGCCACGCTCTATTTCGAGGGAAAAGATTCGGGAGGCGCTTTCCCGAAGGAACGCAATCACCATATCCTGAGTTATGTTGATTTCAAGGGCCGGTACACGCGTGCCTACTGCGAGGGCAGCGGCGAGCAATGGCGCTGGTTCGTGCCCTTCGATCCGGAAGGCCTGATGGCGTTGTTCCCCAGCCGCGAGACCTTTGTCCAGGAACTCGAAACCTATTTTGAACGATCGCGCGCGGGCATCGGCGAGTTGCCGAGCGCCTATTACTGGCATGGCAACGAACCGTACATCCACGCGCCGTACCTGTTCAATGCCGCGGGACGTCCCGACCTCACCCAAAAATGGGTTCGCTGGATTTTGGACACGAAACACAGCGACGACTACATTGGTCTCGACGGCAACGACGACGGTGGAACCTTGTCGTCGTGGCACACGTTTAGCGCGCTCGGTTTCTATCCGCGCGCCGGCACGACGCGCTACGAGCTCGGCGCGCCGTTATTCAAAAAGGCGGAAGTTCGGATTGACGGCAAGTCGCTAACGATTGTCGCGGACCATTACGGGCCCAGAAACATGTACGTCAAGAAAGTCACGCTGAACGATAAACCGCTCGACCGCCTCTATTTCACGCACGATGAAATCGCCGAAGGCGGAACGCTACGCTTCGAGATGAGTGCGACTCCGTGA
- a CDS encoding alpha/beta hydrolase encodes MKDENVARNPKRDVAKHMFASMITIAVLSLAGFMALLFFAQRRLVFPVSREIYRTPDQAPYRLIHEDLYLPVSGGKITNAWFFPCDNAQYTVLFCRGNGGTLSDWLDAGVMFHNAGFAILLFDYGGYGRSTGRPSESRLYEDGRAAWRWLTEARKIPPRNIVLIGHSIGGGVAAQLATEITPAALILQSTFTSLPDVAQEMLPFLYVKPFIRDRFNTIAKLARISCPLLVVHSPNDSLIPFAHGRALFDRAREPKRFLEIRGDHNDGMFSANYLSGIASFIASLAR; translated from the coding sequence ATGAAGGATGAAAACGTCGCTCGCAACCCGAAGCGCGATGTGGCCAAACACATGTTCGCAAGCATGATTACGATTGCCGTTCTTTCCCTTGCGGGATTCATGGCCCTGCTGTTCTTCGCGCAACGCCGGCTTGTCTTTCCCGTGTCGCGCGAAATATACCGAACGCCGGATCAGGCGCCTTACCGGCTCATCCACGAGGATCTGTATCTGCCCGTTTCCGGCGGCAAGATCACGAATGCGTGGTTTTTCCCTTGCGACAACGCCCAGTACACCGTGTTGTTCTGCCGCGGCAACGGCGGCACGCTGTCCGATTGGCTCGACGCGGGCGTTATGTTCCATAACGCGGGCTTTGCCATTCTCCTCTTCGATTACGGCGGTTACGGACGCAGCACGGGCCGCCCGTCCGAATCGCGCCTGTACGAGGATGGACGCGCCGCATGGCGATGGCTCACGGAGGCCCGCAAGATTCCTCCCCGGAACATTGTCCTTATCGGCCACAGCATCGGCGGGGGCGTGGCCGCGCAACTCGCCACCGAAATCACGCCCGCCGCCCTGATTTTGCAAAGCACGTTCACTTCACTGCCGGACGTTGCCCAGGAAATGCTGCCCTTCCTGTATGTCAAGCCGTTCATCCGCGACCGTTTCAATACGATCGCCAAACTCGCGCGCATATCATGCCCGCTGCTTGTGGTGCATAGCCCCAACGATTCGTTGATTCCCTTTGCCCATGGGCGTGCCCTATTTGATCGCGCGCGCGAACCGAAACGCTTCCTCGAAATCAGAGGCGATCACAACGACGGTATGTTCAGTGCTAATTATTTGAGCGGTATTGCCTCGTTTATTGCTTCTTTGGCCCGGTAG
- a CDS encoding peptide-binding protein, with protein MKRDAVFCFLVVLSGFLLSACGGTSPQATSPPDPQTTAIPQEIGSPVDGDWLVQRLSNEPAHLNPLTSSDAYASGIMSFIFDSLIERDNATLAIKPSLAESWDIAPDHLTYTFRLRKGVVFSDGQPLTAHDVKFTFDKLMDPTTDAAALRNYYQDVTSCEILDEHAIRFVCKKPYFKHLTMLGGLRIIPRHVYAEGDFNSHPNNRKPVGSGPYVFEKWETGLQIVLARNETYWQEKPHILKYVYKIITDATAAFQVLDRQELDTMTLTPELYVNRALKPEFQAKFATCKYSAPMYNYVGWNLRRPLFQDKRVRQALTMLLDRRLILDTIYYGLGKEVTGEAFVESPEYDPSIQPLPFDPAKAKQMLDAAGWIYSEKDGVRMKDGVPFRFEMLIRASSPEAEQVATVFQEELKRANIAMKIRPLEWATFLQSVDGRNFDSVILGWSIPPIEQDPYQVWHSSQAENGSNFVGFVNAEADRIMEEARLEFDEPTRFKMYHRFQAILYDEQPYTFLFCLQELDAVHKRFQNVNIYKFGLDSREWWVPAGAQKYR; from the coding sequence ATGAAACGAGATGCCGTTTTCTGTTTTCTTGTGGTATTGTCGGGGTTTTTGTTGTCGGCTTGTGGGGGGACATCGCCGCAGGCTACGTCTCCGCCCGATCCGCAAACAACGGCCATTCCCCAAGAGATCGGATCGCCCGTGGATGGCGACTGGCTCGTGCAGCGCCTTTCCAACGAACCGGCGCATCTCAATCCGCTGACATCTTCGGACGCGTATGCTTCGGGGATCATGTCGTTTATTTTCGATTCGCTGATCGAACGTGATAACGCCACGCTGGCTATCAAGCCTAGCCTCGCCGAATCGTGGGACATCGCGCCGGACCACTTGACGTATACGTTCCGTTTGCGCAAGGGAGTCGTTTTTTCCGACGGACAACCCTTGACCGCCCACGACGTCAAGTTTACCTTCGACAAACTCATGGATCCGACGACGGATGCGGCGGCCTTGCGCAATTATTACCAGGATGTAACCTCCTGCGAAATCCTTGACGAACACGCCATTCGGTTTGTGTGCAAGAAACCCTATTTCAAACACCTTACCATGCTGGGCGGCTTGCGCATCATTCCCCGGCATGTCTATGCGGAAGGCGATTTCAATTCGCATCCGAACAATCGAAAACCCGTCGGTTCCGGCCCGTATGTTTTCGAGAAATGGGAGACGGGCCTGCAAATCGTTCTTGCCCGCAATGAAACGTATTGGCAGGAAAAGCCGCATATTCTGAAATATGTCTACAAGATCATTACCGATGCGACTGCGGCGTTCCAAGTGCTCGATCGCCAGGAACTGGACACGATGACGCTTACGCCGGAGTTGTACGTGAACCGTGCGTTGAAACCCGAATTCCAGGCGAAATTCGCCACCTGCAAATATTCCGCGCCGATGTACAATTATGTGGGATGGAATTTGCGCAGGCCTTTGTTTCAGGACAAGCGGGTGCGGCAGGCGCTGACAATGCTGCTGGATCGCCGGCTCATTCTTGACACCATCTATTATGGGCTGGGCAAGGAAGTCACCGGCGAGGCCTTCGTCGAAAGCCCCGAATACGACCCCTCGATACAGCCGCTGCCCTTCGATCCCGCGAAGGCGAAACAGATGCTCGACGCGGCGGGCTGGATCTATTCCGAAAAAGACGGCGTCCGTATGAAAGACGGCGTGCCGTTCCGATTTGAAATGTTGATTCGGGCGTCGTCGCCGGAAGCGGAACAAGTCGCCACGGTATTCCAAGAGGAATTGAAACGGGCGAACATCGCCATGAAGATCCGGCCGCTCGAATGGGCCACCTTCCTGCAAAGCGTGGACGGGCGCAATTTCGACAGCGTTATTCTCGGCTGGTCCATTCCGCCCATTGAACAGGATCCCTATCAGGTGTGGCACAGTTCACAGGCGGAAAACGGATCCAATTTCGTGGGCTTCGTCAATGCGGAAGCGGACCGGATTATGGAAGAAGCGCGGCTTGAATTCGATGAGCCGACCCGATTCAAAATGTATCACCGATTTCAGGCGATTCTGTACGACGAGCAACCCTATACGTTCCTCTTCTGCCTTCAGGAGTTGGACGCGGTCCACAAGCGATTCCAGAACGTGAACATTTACAAATTCGGCTTGGATTCGCGTGAGTGGTGGGTTCCCGCCGGCGCCCAGAAATACCGCTGA
- a CDS encoding ATP-binding protein produces MYELSLHILDLIENAIRADASVIAVTITERPQEDRIEILVEDNGTGLPVAPENALDPFFTTKEGKRTGLGLSLFRAAAEQAGGSLVIEKSPLGGVAVRVTMRLKDIDRKPLGDLAATLSSVVCTNPHLDLWCRFSTVNGECTVRVSDIAKEFGANERCGLAIARRVSEKIRCGLAAIGSSA; encoded by the coding sequence GTGTATGAATTGTCGCTGCACATCCTCGATTTGATCGAAAACGCCATTCGGGCCGATGCGTCGGTCATCGCCGTGACAATTACGGAACGACCGCAGGAGGATCGAATCGAAATTCTTGTCGAAGACAACGGAACCGGCTTGCCGGTGGCGCCGGAGAATGCGCTTGATCCGTTCTTCACCACCAAGGAAGGAAAGCGGACAGGGCTTGGGCTCAGTCTTTTTCGCGCGGCGGCGGAACAGGCCGGCGGCTCGCTTGTCATCGAAAAGTCGCCATTGGGCGGCGTGGCCGTCCGGGTCACGATGCGCCTGAAGGACATTGATCGAAAGCCGTTGGGCGATCTGGCCGCCACGTTGTCTTCGGTGGTCTGCACAAATCCCCACCTGGATCTCTGGTGTCGGTTCAGCACGGTCAATGGCGAATGCACGGTGCGTGTATCGGATATCGCCAAGGAATTTGGCGCGAACGAACGTTGCGGCTTGGCCATCGCGCGGAGGGTTTCGGAAAAGATTCGTTGCGGGCTCGCGGCCATCGGGAGTTCGGCATGA
- a CDS encoding PHP-associated domain-containing protein encodes MRRFTADLHIHTALSACADDEMTPPAIVAAALKQGLDMIAICDHNSAGNAAAVQAAAGDALSVIAGMEITTAEEAHVLGLFPDAASAEAAGGEVRETLPAVRDVTKMYGRQIVMDAAGRMLDVDGRMLFMASGFPLSDAIALIRRNRGLAVASHVDRPSHSVISQLGLFPADAGFDGIEISAAGMDNGRESEFESLGLPMVSSSDSHFLGDIGSCRTFFTLNQATFDELMRAFRGESGRRITGREGGVRV; translated from the coding sequence GTGAGACGCTTCACGGCGGACTTGCATATACACACGGCGCTGTCGGCGTGTGCGGATGACGAGATGACGCCGCCCGCCATTGTGGCGGCGGCGTTGAAACAGGGTTTGGACATGATAGCGATCTGCGATCACAACAGCGCGGGCAACGCGGCGGCGGTTCAGGCGGCCGCCGGGGATGCGCTTTCGGTGATTGCCGGCATGGAAATCACGACGGCGGAAGAGGCGCATGTATTGGGCTTGTTTCCCGATGCGGCCTCAGCGGAGGCGGCCGGCGGGGAAGTGCGCGAGACGCTTCCCGCCGTTCGAGACGTGACGAAAATGTACGGACGGCAAATCGTGATGGACGCGGCGGGCCGGATGCTGGATGTGGACGGCCGCATGTTGTTCATGGCGTCCGGGTTTCCATTGAGCGATGCCATTGCGCTTATCCGGCGCAACAGGGGATTGGCGGTCGCTTCCCATGTGGATCGTCCTTCCCATTCGGTAATCAGCCAACTCGGCCTGTTTCCGGCGGATGCCGGCTTCGACGGAATCGAAATATCGGCGGCGGGCATGGACAACGGGCGCGAGTCCGAATTCGAATCGCTGGGTTTGCCCATGGTGTCCTCGTCGGACAGCCATTTCTTGGGCGATATCGGATCGTGCCGCACGTTTTTCACGCTGAACCAGGCCACGTTCGACGAGTTGATGCGAGCGTTTCGCGGAGAAAGCGGACGGCGCATTACGGGGCGGGAGGGCGGCGTCCGTGTATGA
- a CDS encoding Gfo/Idh/MocA family oxidoreductase, whose amino-acid sequence MKRIIQVGVGGMGTCWTDRIAESDEWEAAAYVDTNPAHLKAAAARHGLPKSRCFATVGEALRRVKADALLDVAPQQFRRGVCETAIGAGLHVMSEKPLADNLKNAKAIVACAAKHKRIYMVAQNYRYQPVVQTMKRWVSEGRLGAVGYAGVNFHKGPHFGGFREEMAYPLVLDMSIHHVDMMRCIFDADVTSVSAASTNAPWNWNKGDATIMAQLELSNGIAVNYFGSWVSTGWETPWNAHWRIEGSKGVLLCENDKLAFSATPDRKRAIRLVPCPRVHQARLLELFGRAIETGEEPETSGRRNLNSLATTYAIVRAAEAGRRIHLSEMLR is encoded by the coding sequence ATGAAGCGCATAATTCAGGTGGGTGTCGGCGGCATGGGAACGTGCTGGACGGACCGGATAGCCGAATCGGACGAGTGGGAAGCGGCCGCCTATGTTGACACGAATCCGGCCCATTTGAAGGCGGCGGCCGCGCGGCACGGCCTGCCGAAATCGCGATGTTTTGCAACGGTCGGGGAAGCATTGCGCCGCGTCAAGGCCGATGCGTTGCTGGATGTCGCGCCGCAACAATTCCGGCGCGGCGTGTGCGAAACGGCCATCGGGGCGGGGCTTCACGTCATGTCGGAAAAGCCGCTGGCCGACAATCTCAAAAACGCGAAGGCCATCGTGGCCTGCGCGGCGAAACACAAGCGGATCTACATGGTGGCCCAGAATTACCGTTATCAACCCGTCGTGCAGACCATGAAACGATGGGTTTCGGAAGGGCGCCTCGGCGCCGTGGGATACGCGGGCGTCAATTTCCACAAGGGCCCGCATTTCGGCGGATTCCGTGAAGAAATGGCCTATCCACTCGTGCTCGACATGTCCATCCATCACGTGGACATGATGCGGTGCATTTTCGATGCGGACGTGACCAGCGTATCCGCGGCAAGCACCAACGCGCCGTGGAACTGGAACAAGGGCGATGCGACGATCATGGCGCAACTCGAATTGTCCAACGGCATCGCCGTGAATTATTTCGGAAGTTGGGTCTCGACCGGCTGGGAAACCCCATGGAACGCACATTGGCGCATCGAGGGCTCCAAGGGTGTGCTGTTGTGCGAAAACGACAAATTGGCCTTCTCGGCGACGCCGGACCGAAAGCGTGCGATACGGCTTGTGCCATGTCCGCGCGTTCATCAGGCCCGTCTGCTTGAATTATTCGGACGCGCCATCGAAACCGGCGAGGAGCCGGAAACCAGCGGCCGGCGCAATCTGAACAGTCTGGCGACAACCTACGCGATCGTGCGCGCGGCGGAAGCCGGACGGCGCATACACCTGAGCGAGATGCTGCGCTGA